The genomic segment AAAACTTTCAGGGGAAGAATGGTCAGCTGCAGCTTGGCCTGGGCGCAGGGGGTACCATCGGACAGGGTTTTAAAGGCGAATTTCAAGCTTTCCGGTTCTATCGAAGAGAGGCGACCGCAGGAGAGATAAATCTCATTGACGCGCGAAAAACCGTGCTTGGCCGCCTGCTCGTCAATAAGTTGCAACAGCGACTGGACCAGGGAAAGCTCATGCACTTTTCTTGGCCTGGACCGTTAATTGCCAGTGGCTCAATTGCTGGAAAAAGATTTTTTCCATGGCGGGAAAGGCCTCGTACATGGCCGGGGTCAGGCCGATTTCCATCTGGCCGCCGTATTTTTCCGGGGTAATGCAGAGGAACACGGTTTCCGGCAAACGCCCCATCATTTCCGCCTTATATAAAACGTCTAAAAATTCAACTTCATGAGCCGAGGTGGGCGGCGGCAACCGCAGTTCCATTTCAGCCCTGGTAAAACGATAGAGGGATCCAGGTCGATCTCCACTTTTGATGATATCTATGACCAGAAGCCGCTCGCAGGCACTGATCGTATCAAGCAGGCCATAGCCCAGGGTTCCCCCGTCGACCAGTTGCACGGTTTCGGGAAAATCATATTTATCGACCAGTTTCTGCAGAAAGAAGACCCCGAAGCCCTCATCACCGAGCAGGGTATTGCCCAGCCCCAGAATAGTTGTGCGCATCAAAACCTACTCGACTTTACGGAAAACCCGGCCGCTGA from the Pseudomonadota bacterium genome contains:
- a CDS encoding hydrogenase maturation nickel metallochaperone HypA, whose product is MHELSLVQSLLQLIDEQAAKHGFSRVNEIYLSCGRLSSIEPESLKFAFKTLSDGTPCAQAKLQLTILPLKV
- a CDS encoding hydrogenase maturation protease, whose translation is MRTTILGLGNTLLGDEGFGVFFLQKLVDKYDFPETVQLVDGGTLGYGLLDTISACERLLVIDIIKSGDRPGSLYRFTRAEMELRLPPPTSAHEVEFLDVLYKAEMMGRLPETVFLCITPEKYGGQMEIGLTPAMYEAFPAMEKIFFQQLSHWQLTVQAKKSA